In one Arachis duranensis cultivar V14167 chromosome 9, aradu.V14167.gnm2.J7QH, whole genome shotgun sequence genomic region, the following are encoded:
- the LOC107467943 gene encoding uncharacterized protein LOC107467943, which produces MRYDETKDPQEHVMIFEARMNLEYVGDAVRCHAFPMILAGLTIHWFNSLPQGSIATFTDVSKKFLNQFTTKIAKARHPIKLLDVTQRVGKPMRKYLDQFNDKCLEIVDLVDFLASLCLTNGLVNEDFRKYLTIKSIWTMQEIQCIARKYINDEEFNQVVAANK; this is translated from the coding sequence ATGAGGTACGATGAAACCAAAGACCCACAGGAACACGTCATGATTTTCGAGGCCAGAATGAATCTAGAATATGTGGGAGACGCTGTCAGATGTCATGCATTCCCCATGATCCTGGCGGGACTGACAATCCACTGGTTCAACTCCCTCCCACAAGGGTCAATAGCTACTTTCACGGATGTCTCTAAAAAGTTTCTTAACCAGTTTACCACCAAAATTGCCAAAGCAAGGCACCCAATCAAACTTTTGGATGTGACACAACGGGTTGGCAAACCCATGAGAAAGTACTTGGATCAGTTCAATGACAAGTGCTTGGAGATTGTCGACCTCGTAGACTTCCTAGCCAGTTTATGCCTCACTAACGGCCTGGTGAACGAAGACTTCAGGAAGTACCTAACCATCAAATCTATATGGACGATGCAGGAAATACAATGTATAGCAAGAAAGTATATAAACGATGAGGAGTTCAACCAGGTAGTAGCCGCCAACAAATGA